The nucleotide window AACGTCGACCGCGTCCCCACCCCGTGCCCGCCGGCCTCCCCGCCCTGCGCGACGACGGCATCGGCTCCGGCGTCGAGGGCCTGGCGGGCCTGGTCGAGCGTGTGGACCTGACACAACAGCGGTACGGCGGCGGCGCGGATCCGGTCGGCGAACGGGGCCGGGTCGCCGAAGGACAGCATGACCGCGGCAGGCCGGTGCTCCAGGGCGACGTCGAGCAGTTCGGGGCGGCGGGCCAGGCTCCAGGTGATGAGGCCACATCCGACCCGGGTACCGGCCGCGGCGGCGAACTCCCGCTTCAGCCACTCCCCGTCGCCGTAGCCGCCGCCGAGCAGGCCCAGTCCGCCCGCGCTGGTCACGGCGGTGGCGAGCCGGGCCCCGGCGACACCGTCCATGGGGGCGAGCACGACGGGGTGCGTGATGCCCAGGGCGTGCGTGAGGCGCGTTGTCAGCAAGGTGAAGCCCTCCTCGTTCAGGCGTCCGCCGGGTCAGCGGGCGGACGGTGCGCGGGCGGGTCCGTGCGGCCGGTGGGCCGGCGGAGGTGTCAACGGCCGGGGACGGGCAGGGCGCCCTCGGTGTACTGGGCGCGTCCGAAGCCGAACGACCAGTCCTGAGGGCCGTTCTCGACGATGCCGATGAAGATGTCCGCACCGCCGATGCCGAGGGGTTCCAGTCGCTCGGCGATGGCCTGGAAGACGCGTTGTTTGACCTCGGTGGTCGGCCCAACTGGGTGAAGATCTGGATCATCACCAGGCGGTCGGTCCGCTCGAAGCCGAGGCCGGCGTCGAGGGCGATGACGTGGTCCGCGTCGTGTTCGGTGACGATCTGGAACCTGTCCCGCTCGGGGATGGCCAGCACGTCGACGAGCGCCCGGTGTGTCGCGTCGGCGATGGCCCTCAGCTCGTCGGGACGACGTCCGCGGATGAGATCGATGCGTACGAATGGCATGTGTGTCGTTCCCTGCCGGTCCGCTGGTTGGTATGTGGGCGGTCAGCGGGTCAGTGGTACCCACGTTCCGTGGGCGGCGGCCCGCAGTACGGAGGAGAGGCCGGCGTCGTGGAAGGCCGATTCGATCTCCCGCAGTCCCTCGGAGAAGTGGGCCCAGCCGACGTAATGGGCCGGGACGACGGTGCCCGCGCCGAGGACGGCCGCGGCGGCAGCGGCGCTTCGGCCGTCGAGGGAGAGGGGGCGGCCGTCGAACTTCGCCGGGACGCGGGCCGCTCCGGCGTGCAGGACGGCCGCGTCGATGTCGGGCACCCGGCGGGAGATCTCCGCTACGGTGCGGATCGACGCGTTGTCGCCGCTGACGTAGACGGTGGGGAGCCCCTGCCCGGACAGCACGAACCCGGTGACTTCGCAGTTGACGTTCCCGTCGGCGTCGCGCTCGCCGTCCTCGGGGCCGTGGACCGCGGGGACCGCCAGCACGGTGAGGTCGCCGCCGCCGTCCGGGCGGGGCACGCGGTGGGCGGCCCACGGTGCGAGGCCGACGGCCGTCGGCCCCAGCCGGTCGGCGGCCCGGGGGCCGGTGAGCACCAGCGGGGCGGCCCGCGCGAACGCACGGCCGCGCTCGTCGAGGTTGTCCGGATGCGTGTCGTGGCTGACCAGGACGACGTCGGCCGGCCCCACACCGTCCTCGTCGACGGCGGGGCCCGCCGTCTTGGTGAGGTACCCGTGCGGGCCCGCCTCGTCGAAGGTCGGATCGCTGACGATGCGCAGTCCGCCCAGGTCGATCACCGCCGTGGGGCCGCCCAGGACGGTGATCGCGGATTCCTGGCGGCACAGACTCGCGCGGAAGGTTTCGCTCATGTCATCGACGCTAATGACTTCCGCGCCGCGCCAGAAATGCCTGTTGTGTTGTGTTCATGTGTGTCACGCATAGATCCGTGGGCGCGGATCACCCCGGGGCGGCGGCCGAGTGCCGCTGGCTTGTCAGGAGAGCGTCGCCGGGGTGTCCCGCAGGGTGACGTTGGCGTGGCTCTCCTGGAAGCTCTGTTCCGAGACGACGGTCAGCCGGGCCGTGGCGCGGAACTCCGGCAGGGTGGTGGAGCCGCAGGAGACCATCGTGGTCTTCAGCTTGGCGGTGGTCAGGGCGAGCCCTTCGGCGAGGTCGCGTCGCCCCCGTGTCCCAGGGCCCGGGCAGGCAGAGATCGGCGGGGCGGCCGGGTACGTCGCCACCGACTGCGGCAGAGCCCTGACCGGCTCGTTGGTCGAACGGGGTGCGGTCGTGACCGGGAAGCCTATCGGCTGACCCGGCCGGGCACGAATCGTGGCCCACACCGGCAGCCGCCGCTCAGCACGGCCGAGTTGGCGTCGACGGCTCGGACGCTGTCGGTGTGGGCCCGTGGTTCCTAAGGGCTGTCCCGTAAATGATCTCTGACGGGTCTGGTGGCCTGCTGGTTTCTGCGTCACCCGGCAAGGACGAGGTTGTGCAGGCGGGCGATGCCGAGCATGGCGTGCTGGACGCCGTCGCCCTTCAGCCGGCAGTCGCGAAGGATCTTCCAGCCCTTCATCCGGGCGAAGACGTGCTCTACACGGGCGCGGACTTTGCGGTGGGAGGCGTTGTGCTCCTCCTTCCATTCCGGGAGTTCGGTCTGGCCCTTCTCGCGGCGGTGCGGGATGACCAGGCCGGTGCCCCGGTAGCCGCCATCTGCGATGACCGTGGTCTTGCCGACGGCGTCTTTCGCGCCGGACAGCTCCCACGCCTTGCAGTCGTTGCGGTTGCCTGCGACTGGTCGGCCGACCGCGACGACGAGCCGGGTGTCGGCGTCGATGACGACCTGGTGGTTGGTGGAGTACCGGTAGTTCTTGGACTGCTCGGCGATGGTGTGGTCACGGGTGGGAACGAGGGTGCCGTCCATGATGAGCACGGTGTCCTTGCGGAACCGCTTGCGCTGCTGGAGCGCGAGCGCGGGCCCGAGGTGGTCGATGATGCGGTCGGCCGCCGACTTGGACACCCCGAACAGCGGGGCCAGTTGGCGCAGGGTCAGGTTCGTCCGCCAGTACGCGGCGATCAGGAGCACGCGGTCCTCCAGCGGCAGGCTCCATGGCCGACCCTTGCGCACCGGGTCCACACCCTCACGCCGGAGCGCGGTGATCAGCTTGCCGAACTGGCGCGGGCTCAGCCCAGTGAACGGGGCTATCCAGGAGGGCTCAGACGCCGTGATCACACCAGACACAGCAAGATCATCTCACCCGTGACCAGCAGTTACGGGACAGCCCTTAGGTCGGCCGCACGGCGTCGGCTTCGGCGTCACCGCATGTGTCGTCGGACGACGGGGCGGTGCGGGGGCCGGGGAGTGCGGTGGGGGTGGCGGTGGGGGTGGCGAGGCCGAGGCGGGTGTGGATGATGCGGGCGAAGTCGGCGATGGTGCCGTTGCTGCGCAGCAGTTCCATCGGGGGGATGTCGATGTCGTACTGCTGGCGCACGGTGACCAGCATTTCGGTGGCCATCAGGGAGTCGAGGCCGTACTCGTCGAGGCGGCGGTGGTGGTCGATGTGTTCGGGGGTGGTCTGGAGGACGCCGACGAGGAGTTGGGCCATGGAGTCGGCGATGAACTGGTGGGCTTCCTGGGAGGAGAGGCCGGCCAGGAGGGACAGGAGTTCGTCGCGGGTGTGGGTGGTGGTGTCGATGTGGGTGGGGAGCAGGGCCGCGATCCTCGGGGTGTGGATCGCGGGCAGAAGCTTCAGCAGAGGGATCCAGTTGTAGCGGCCGATGCCGACGCAGGGTTCGCCGGACACCAGGGTGTTGTCCAGGGCGCGGAAGGCCTCGGTGAGGGTGAGGGGTTCGATGCCGGCCTGGGTCATGGTGCGGGTGAGGTTGTTGCGGGCGACGTATCCGGTCTCGCCGATGGCGCCCCAGGCGACGGCGTTGGCGGGGAGTCCGGTGTGGCGGCGTTGCCGGGTGAGGGCTTCGAGGTAGAGGTTGCCGGCGACGTAGGGGGCCTGGGTGAGGTGGCCGACGGTGCCGGTCGCCGAGGAGTAGGCGAGGAAGAGGTCGACCGACCGGTCGCGGGTGAGGGTGTCGAGGACGCGGGCGCCGACGAGTTTGGGGGCGAGGACGGCGCGGAACCGGTCGTCGGTCAGTTCGGTCAGGGGTGCGTCGTCCAGGTGCATGGCGCAGTGCACGATGCCGCGCAGCGGGTGGCCGTCGGACTCGATGTCGCGGAGCAGTTGTTCCACGGCCCGCGGGTCGGTGACGTCGGCGGCGAGGGCACCGGCGTGCACGCCGCGGGACGCCAGGTCGGCGAGGAGCGCATCGGCTTCCGGCGCCTGGTCGCCACGGCGGCCGACCAGGGCGAGGCGGCGGGCACCGTGGTCGGCGAGCCAGCGGGCGGTGGCCGCGCCGAAGCCGCTCAGTCCCCCGGTGACCAGGTAGGTGCCGTCGGGGTGGAAGGCGGGCGCGGGGCGGTGGCGTTCGATGACCGGGGGCTCGTCGGCCGGGTCGAAGGTGATGACGAGCTTGCCGATGTGCCGGGAGTGCTGCATCAGCCGGAAGGCGTCGGCGATGCGGGCGGCCGGGCGGACGGTGTGCAGCAGCGGGCGGTAGCGGCCGGACCGGATGGCCTCGCCGAGTTCCCGGAACTGCTCCTTGGCCAGCTCGGGTTCGTGCAGCAGGGCGGTGAGGTCGACGCCGAAGAAGGCGATGTTCTTGGCGAAGGGGCGCAGCAGGAGCGGCTTGTTCTCGTAGATGTCGCGTTTGC belongs to Streptantibioticus cattleyicolor NRRL 8057 = DSM 46488 and includes:
- a CDS encoding MBL fold metallo-hydrolase — its product is MSETFRASLCRQESAITVLGGPTAVIDLGGLRIVSDPTFDEAGPHGYLTKTAGPAVDEDGVGPADVVLVSHDTHPDNLDERGRAFARAAPLVLTGPRAADRLGPTAVGLAPWAAHRVPRPDGGGDLTVLAVPAVHGPEDGERDADGNVNCEVTGFVLSGQGLPTVYVSGDNASIRTVAEISRRVPDIDAAVLHAGAARVPAKFDGRPLSLDGRSAAAAAAVLGAGTVVPAHYVGWAHFSEGLREIESAFHDAGLSSVLRAAAHGTWVPLTR
- a CDS encoding IS5/IS1182 family transposase translates to MSGVITASEPSWIAPFTGLSPRQFGKLITALRREGVDPVRKGRPWSLPLEDRVLLIAAYWRTNLTLRQLAPLFGVSKSAADRIIDHLGPALALQQRKRFRKDTVLIMDGTLVPTRDHTIAEQSKNYRYSTNHQVVIDADTRLVVAVGRPVAGNRNDCKAWELSGAKDAVGKTTVIADGGYRGTGLVIPHRREKGQTELPEWKEEHNASHRKVRARVEHVFARMKGWKILRDCRLKGDGVQHAMLGIARLHNLVLAG